A genome region from Maridesulfovibrio salexigens DSM 2638 includes the following:
- the gcvPB gene encoding aminomethyl-transferring glycine dehydrogenase subunit GcvPB: protein MKTVFEKSVPGREGCWPEEPKSKIEDFIPADLLREGAGMPSLSELDVVRHFTQLSQKNFGVDSNFYPLGSCTMKYNPKFTEQVAAMPGFAKLHPVIPQLKGAGHHCQGALEVIHETESLLSELTGMAAFTMHPMAGAHGELTGVMLMAAYHRDKGNKKTKIVCPDSAHGTNPASAAVAGYDVVSVESKDGIITPEALAEVLDDEVAGVMMTCPNTLGLFETHLPELVKMIHEKDALLYYDGANMNAIMGKLRVGDAGFDIVHLNLHKTLGTPHGGGGPGSGPVGVSERVKPFLPVSRVEKLEDGQYYLSYDEPKSIGYVAPFYGNFGVYLKAYAYMLRLGREGLTRATEGAVLSANYMRKRLENHYEIPYNRICMHEFVASAVEQAKNGVRALDVAKALLDKGHHAPTIYFPLIVKECLMIEPTETENKETIDRFIDDLIEIAEMAEKNPEVLQAAPVTTSVKRLDETKAARSMVITDDVK, encoded by the coding sequence ATGAAGACAGTATTTGAAAAATCCGTTCCCGGTCGTGAAGGCTGCTGGCCTGAAGAGCCCAAATCCAAAATCGAGGATTTCATTCCCGCTGACCTCCTTCGCGAGGGAGCAGGCATGCCCTCTCTTTCCGAATTGGACGTGGTTCGCCACTTCACTCAGCTTTCCCAGAAAAACTTCGGTGTAGATTCCAACTTTTATCCGCTTGGTTCCTGCACCATGAAATACAACCCCAAGTTCACCGAGCAGGTGGCAGCAATGCCCGGATTCGCAAAACTGCATCCGGTCATTCCCCAGCTCAAGGGAGCAGGCCACCATTGTCAGGGTGCACTTGAGGTTATCCACGAAACCGAATCCCTGCTCAGCGAACTTACCGGTATGGCTGCATTTACCATGCACCCCATGGCCGGTGCGCACGGCGAGCTGACCGGGGTTATGCTTATGGCTGCCTACCACCGCGACAAGGGCAACAAGAAAACCAAGATAGTCTGCCCCGACTCTGCGCACGGCACCAACCCCGCATCCGCAGCTGTAGCCGGATACGATGTTGTTTCCGTTGAATCCAAAGACGGCATCATCACACCTGAAGCTCTTGCCGAAGTACTTGATGATGAAGTTGCAGGCGTAATGATGACCTGCCCCAACACTCTCGGCCTTTTCGAGACCCATCTGCCCGAACTGGTTAAGATGATTCACGAGAAAGATGCCCTGCTCTACTATGACGGCGCAAACATGAACGCCATCATGGGTAAGCTGCGTGTCGGCGATGCCGGATTCGACATCGTGCACCTCAACCTGCACAAGACCCTCGGCACCCCGCACGGCGGCGGTGGCCCCGGTTCCGGTCCTGTAGGCGTAAGCGAAAGGGTTAAACCCTTCCTGCCTGTTTCCCGCGTGGAAAAGCTGGAAGACGGCCAGTACTACCTTTCCTACGACGAGCCCAAGTCCATCGGATACGTTGCTCCTTTCTACGGCAACTTCGGTGTTTACCTGAAGGCATACGCATACATGCTTCGCCTCGGCCGCGAAGGTCTGACCCGCGCCACCGAAGGTGCGGTCCTCAGCGCAAACTACATGCGTAAACGTCTCGAAAACCATTACGAGATTCCCTACAACCGCATCTGCATGCACGAATTCGTTGCATCTGCAGTGGAGCAGGCCAAGAACGGCGTACGCGCTCTCGACGTAGCCAAGGCCCTGCTGGATAAGGGACATCATGCTCCGACCATCTACTTCCCGCTCATCGTGAAGGAATGCCTGATGATTGAGCCCACTGAGACTGAAAACAAAGAAACCATCGACCGCTTCATTGACGATCTTATCGAGATCGCTGAAATGGCGGAAAAGAACCCCGAAGTGTTGCAGGCTGCTCCGGTCACCACCTCTGTAAAGAGACTGGACGAGACCAAAGCTGCACGCTCCATGGTGATTACTGATGACGTCAAATAG
- the gcvH gene encoding glycine cleavage system protein GcvH yields MIPQELLYAKSHEWLKVDGENGVIGITHFAQEQLGDLTFVELPQEGDTFAAGDEFGSIESVKAASEMYAPVDCEVVAVNEALEDAPEKVNEDPYGDGWLIKVKITGPTDALLDAAAYEKVTEEEAH; encoded by the coding sequence ATGATTCCGCAGGAACTTCTTTACGCCAAATCTCACGAATGGCTCAAGGTTGATGGTGAAAACGGTGTTATCGGTATCACCCATTTTGCTCAGGAACAGCTCGGCGACCTTACTTTCGTCGAACTCCCGCAGGAAGGCGACACTTTCGCAGCAGGCGACGAATTCGGTTCTATTGAATCCGTAAAAGCAGCCAGCGAAATGTACGCTCCGGTTGATTGTGAAGTAGTTGCAGTTAACGAAGCTCTGGAAGACGCACCCGAAAAAGTCAACGAAGACCCTTACGGTGACGGCTGGCTCATCAAAGTCAAAATCACCGGCCCCACTGACGCTCTTCTTGATGCCGCAGCTTATGAAAAGGTAACTGAAGAAGAAGCTCACTAA
- the nikR gene encoding nickel-responsive transcriptional regulator NikR, translating into MGKTIRFGVSLDSDLLEKFDKLCDEKSYQTRSEAIRDLIRNMLVEKEWDEADGQMAGTLSLVYDHHQSGLSQRLTELQHDSHDLIMSTLHVHLDHDNCLEVMVLKGDGKQIKELAHRLISTKGVKHGKLGLTTTGEELV; encoded by the coding sequence ATGGGTAAAACTATACGTTTCGGGGTTTCCCTTGATTCCGATCTTCTTGAGAAATTTGACAAGCTTTGTGACGAGAAGAGTTACCAGACCCGTTCCGAGGCTATTCGCGATCTGATTCGCAACATGCTGGTGGAAAAGGAATGGGATGAGGCTGACGGTCAAATGGCCGGGACCCTTTCTCTCGTTTACGATCATCACCAGAGTGGACTTTCCCAGCGACTCACCGAGTTGCAGCACGACAGTCATGATCTGATCATGTCCACCCTGCATGTGCATCTTGACCACGACAATTGTCTTGAAGTCATGGTCCTTAAAGGTGACGGCAAGCAAATCAAGGAACTGGCCCACCGCCTGATTTCTACAAAAGGCGTAAAGCACGGCAAGCTCGGCTTGACCACCACTGGTGAGGAACTCGTTTAA
- a CDS encoding class I SAM-dependent methyltransferase, whose product MKDYVSGERELIEVETAGRVWKIERTADLETLWDEIGEDEFGDDERLPYWAELWPASVLLGEWLYRNADLIKGRKCLDLGCGLGLTAVIGQSLGAEVVAFDYELPPLYFAKDNAFSNSTSQPLWLQMDWREPSLAENSFDFIWGGDILYEKRFFDPLEKLFRRVLKPGGTIWMAEPVRDVSVPVWEKLEALGWKTALPLTEKAACCNAEMTVNIREVVPGKSI is encoded by the coding sequence TTGAAAGATTATGTTTCCGGTGAACGGGAATTGATAGAAGTAGAGACCGCCGGACGGGTCTGGAAGATTGAGCGCACAGCTGATCTTGAAACCCTCTGGGATGAAATAGGAGAAGATGAGTTCGGAGATGACGAACGTCTTCCATATTGGGCGGAACTTTGGCCGGCCAGTGTTTTACTTGGTGAATGGCTTTACCGCAATGCGGATCTAATCAAAGGACGCAAATGTCTTGATCTTGGTTGCGGACTGGGGCTGACAGCCGTTATAGGGCAGTCTCTTGGGGCTGAAGTTGTGGCTTTTGATTATGAATTGCCGCCGCTCTATTTTGCAAAAGACAATGCCTTCTCAAATAGCACTTCCCAGCCGCTCTGGTTGCAGATGGACTGGCGCGAGCCGTCCCTTGCAGAGAATTCCTTTGATTTTATCTGGGGCGGGGATATCCTCTACGAAAAAAGATTTTTTGATCCGCTGGAAAAGCTCTTCCGGCGGGTTCTTAAGCCGGGCGGTACCATCTGGATGGCCGAGCCGGTACGTGATGTTTCAGTTCCGGTCTGGGAAAAGCTTGAAGCTTTAGGCTGGAAAACAGCACTGCCTCTGACCGAAAAGGCAGCCTGCTGCAATGCGGAAATGACTGTTAATATCCGGGAAGTTGTTCCCGGCAAATCCATATGA
- a CDS encoding dihydrolipoyl dehydrogenase family protein, whose amino-acid sequence MTSNSFPTETRSYDLVVVGAGPGGFDAALEAAEEGIKVALVEKELLGGTCLNVGCIPTKMYLGATSPVEELAAQSKARVAKGEIEIDFKALCTKKDRFIAATRKAMAQKAKKLGIDIYPAVAKVIEPGKVEVSHPEEQAVLEYKNLVLATGSHPTVFPGLEPDNETILDNTGFLALEEMPTSLLVIGAGFIGLEMAQIAHRTGCKITVVDALDRIAVYEDPEVSKALQGVFKRHKWQFNLGVKVKSVTAENGQAVLRTEDGQEFTAEKALIAIGRRPNSADIGLETLGVETAGPGFVKVNENLEAADNVYAIGDLNGKILLAHAASHQAGYVVRRLAGKTDGPYEHGPVPSILYGSPETMRVGLMPADLEGQGEVKVSSFPLVANPIAQAYASTQGFVKVVWLDGKVAGITAVGHHVSGFTTAAAMIVQEAWTKDDIHKVVFPHPSLDEALLGALKAEQLDPK is encoded by the coding sequence ATGACGTCAAATAGTTTCCCGACAGAAACACGCTCCTACGACCTCGTGGTCGTAGGAGCCGGTCCGGGCGGTTTTGACGCGGCTCTTGAAGCTGCGGAAGAAGGTATTAAAGTTGCGCTGGTAGAAAAAGAACTGCTCGGCGGAACCTGCCTCAATGTGGGCTGCATTCCCACCAAAATGTACCTCGGTGCAACTTCCCCGGTGGAAGAACTTGCTGCCCAGTCCAAGGCGCGCGTTGCCAAAGGCGAAATCGAGATTGATTTCAAGGCCCTGTGCACCAAGAAGGACCGTTTTATTGCTGCTACCCGCAAGGCTATGGCCCAAAAAGCCAAAAAGCTCGGTATTGACATTTACCCCGCGGTAGCCAAAGTGATTGAGCCGGGTAAAGTGGAAGTTTCCCACCCCGAAGAACAGGCTGTTCTTGAATACAAGAACCTTGTTCTCGCAACCGGTTCCCACCCAACTGTTTTCCCGGGACTGGAACCGGATAACGAAACCATTCTCGATAACACCGGATTCCTCGCGCTGGAAGAAATGCCCACCTCGCTGCTGGTCATCGGCGCGGGCTTCATCGGTCTTGAAATGGCTCAGATTGCACACCGCACAGGATGTAAAATCACTGTTGTGGATGCCCTTGACCGTATTGCAGTTTATGAAGACCCGGAAGTTTCCAAAGCTTTGCAGGGTGTATTCAAACGTCACAAGTGGCAGTTCAATCTCGGTGTGAAGGTTAAATCCGTCACTGCCGAGAACGGACAGGCCGTGCTGCGCACTGAAGACGGGCAGGAATTCACCGCAGAAAAGGCTCTCATTGCCATCGGACGCCGCCCCAATTCTGCGGACATAGGTCTGGAAACACTTGGTGTGGAAACCGCAGGTCCCGGTTTCGTCAAGGTTAACGAAAATCTTGAAGCCGCAGACAATGTCTACGCCATTGGTGACCTGAACGGTAAAATCCTGCTCGCCCACGCCGCCAGCCATCAGGCCGGGTATGTGGTGCGCCGCCTTGCCGGGAAGACAGACGGACCCTACGAACACGGACCGGTCCCGTCCATACTCTACGGTTCCCCGGAAACAATGCGTGTGGGACTCATGCCCGCCGATCTCGAAGGTCAGGGTGAAGTTAAAGTATCCTCCTTCCCACTGGTGGCCAACCCCATTGCACAGGCTTATGCTTCTACGCAGGGCTTTGTAAAAGTGGTATGGCTTGACGGCAAAGTAGCCGGAATCACCGCTGTGGGACACCATGTCTCCGGTTTTACCACCGCTGCTGCCATGATCGTGCAGGAAGCATGGACCAAGGATGACATCCACAAAGTAGTCTTTCCCCACCCCTCTCTGGATGAGGCACTGCTCGGAGCTCTTAAAGCTGAACAGCTCGATCCCAAGTAA
- the gcvPA gene encoding aminomethyl-transferring glycine dehydrogenase subunit GcvPA: MPYVPHSPEEIREMLDVIGVNSVEDLFAEIPAELRPKSFNLPKGKSEMAVLQQLDKMAAKNTTDLTSFLGAGFYDHFIPTAVDALSSRSEFYTAYTPYQPESSQGTLQAIFEYQTAMARLMDMDYANASVYDGGSALYEATLMAVRKTRRRKIIVSEALNPIYRVMLDSYTTNLNLELVTVPHNHGRTNVKSITAAVDKDTAAVIVQNPNFFGSVNDFTEMFAAVHEHKALAIMSTYPVMQSVLKTPGQMGADIAVADGQSIGQPLSFGGPYLGIMTCSKALVRQMPGRIAGRTEDEDGKTGYVLTIQAREQHIRRQKATSNICSNQALCALRTLIHLCLLGEEGLNRTAVLSVERAHYAAERLTAIDGVEMFTKGPFGNEFAVTLPVNAFEVIDKLTERGIIPGFPVGRYYEGLENVLLVACTEKTTEEQIGIFAEILRGTI, translated from the coding sequence ATGCCTTACGTACCCCATTCCCCGGAAGAAATCCGGGAAATGCTTGATGTTATCGGCGTGAACTCCGTGGAAGACCTCTTTGCCGAAATCCCGGCCGAACTGCGCCCCAAAAGCTTTAACCTGCCCAAAGGTAAAAGCGAAATGGCAGTTCTGCAGCAGCTGGATAAAATGGCAGCAAAGAACACCACGGACCTGACCAGCTTCCTCGGAGCAGGCTTCTACGACCATTTCATTCCCACAGCGGTTGATGCTCTTTCCTCCCGCAGTGAATTCTACACCGCCTACACCCCCTATCAGCCCGAATCTTCTCAGGGAACCCTGCAGGCAATCTTCGAATATCAGACTGCCATGGCCAGACTCATGGACATGGACTACGCCAACGCCTCAGTTTACGATGGCGGCTCCGCACTCTACGAAGCTACCCTCATGGCTGTGCGCAAGACCAGACGCAGGAAAATAATCGTAAGTGAAGCATTAAACCCGATTTACCGGGTTATGCTCGACTCATACACCACCAACCTGAACCTTGAACTTGTCACCGTGCCCCACAACCATGGCCGCACTAACGTCAAGTCCATCACCGCAGCAGTAGATAAAGACACCGCAGCGGTTATCGTTCAGAACCCCAACTTTTTCGGCTCAGTAAACGATTTCACTGAAATGTTTGCAGCCGTGCACGAGCACAAAGCATTGGCAATCATGTCCACCTACCCGGTTATGCAGTCCGTGCTGAAGACTCCCGGTCAGATGGGTGCTGACATTGCTGTTGCAGACGGACAGTCAATCGGACAGCCACTTTCCTTCGGCGGTCCCTACCTCGGCATTATGACCTGCTCCAAAGCGCTGGTCCGCCAGATGCCCGGACGTATTGCGGGCCGCACCGAAGACGAAGACGGCAAGACCGGCTACGTTCTGACCATTCAGGCACGCGAGCAGCACATCCGCCGCCAGAAAGCGACATCCAACATCTGCTCCAACCAGGCTCTCTGCGCCCTGCGTACCCTGATCCACCTCTGCCTGCTGGGTGAGGAAGGTCTGAACCGCACAGCTGTTCTTTCAGTTGAGCGCGCCCACTACGCAGCCGAACGCCTCACCGCCATTGACGGTGTTGAAATGTTCACCAAAGGTCCCTTCGGCAACGAATTCGCAGTAACTCTTCCGGTCAACGCTTTCGAAGTAATCGACAAGCTCACCGAACGCGGTATCATCCCCGGTTTCCCTGTGGGACGTTACTACGAAGGACTGGAAAACGTACTGCTGGTGGCCTGCACAGAAAAGACCACTGAAGAACAGATCGGCATCTTTGCTGAAATTCTGCGGGGGACAATCTAA